AGTCGCTACAAGTATTTCTATTCTGTTACCTTTAAATCCTTTGATAACTTCTTCTCTTTTTCTTTGGTCCATATCACCGTGAAGACCTTTTGCATCAAAACCTACACCGCTTAAAAAGTCAGCCACCGTATCTACATCTTTTTTTGTTCTACAAAACACTATCGCTTTATTAGGCTGTTTATAATCAATTAGTCTTATTAAAGCGTCGTTTCTTTCATGTTCGTCGATTACGTAAAAGTATTCTTTGATATTTTCGTTGGTTACTTCTTTTTTTGTAATCTGAATAAATTCTGGGTCTTTAAGAATCGTTTTTGCCAAACTTAAAATCGGTTTTGGCATTGTCGCACTGAAAAGAAGCGTTTGTCTGTTGCTCGGTACGTATTTGAAAATCTCTTTAATATCATCCAAAAATCCCATATCAAGCATTTCATCAGCTTCGTCAAGCACCACATACTCAGGTGCAATATCGATTTTACCGCTGCTTAAAAGATCTATTAGTCTTCCGGGAGTCGCTACGATTACTTCAGAATTTTTGATGTGGTTAATCTGTCTTGAATAGCTGCTTCCTCCATAAACTGTAGCAGTATGGATTCCGAGGTGTTTTCCGAATCTGAAAATTTCTTCACTTACCTGAATAGCAAGTTCTCTTGTCGGAGTAATAATAAGAGCTTTTTGCCCTTTTTCAAGCATATTAAGAATCGGTAGTCCAAATGCAGCTGTTTTACCAGTACCTGTTTGAGCCTGAGCTACAATATCTTTACCCTGAAGAACTACAGGGATCGCTTTTTCCTGAATCGGAGACGGTTTTTCAAATCCGATTTCTTCCAATCTTTTTAGTATTTCTTTTTTTAAATTAAAATCATTAAATGTCATTTTTTTCCTTATTTTATATATTAATGTTGCAACTAAACTTTTGTACCTTGAAGCTTCCGCTTCATAACTTCACAATTTATTTACTTAGCGATTTAAAAGCTAAATTAATGGCAGTAGAGTTTATAATTCAAGTAGGTATTTTTAAAATACGGAGGATACGGAATAATTGCAGAGAAATCTTTTACTTCTCCAGGCAACAGACCGTCTTTTATGATTATTCTCGTTGCTTTTACTGTATTAGGTTTGGCTTGCTGTTTATCTTTACTTCCAAAAATACTCAAACCTCCCGGTTTGAAGAAGCTTCCTTTTGTAAATTTACCGCCCCAACCATTATTAACAAGTTTTATTTCAAGTTTACAGTAATTAATTTTAAATTTACCTATATTTTTGACTCTACCTTTTAGAACCAATGTTTCATTGATCAAAACTCTTCTTTGCTTTACATTTATAAGCTTTGCTTTTTTGGTATATTTTTCCAAAATCACAAGACCAAGGCCCGCTCCAAAAGCAGTAACCAAAAATGAAGCAAAAATCATACTTAATAATAACTTTGTACTATTACCGGCAGCTTTTATGGAGATTATGACCAAAAATATAAATAAAACTAAAAAGAATACTATATCGAGCCAATGTAAGATAGTAAAGTAAGGAATCATTTTTTTCTGTTCCTTTTTTCTTCTATTCCACTTACGCCTTCTCTTCTTTTAAGTTCTTCCAAAACGGCTTCCGGATGAATATTTTTTAAAGCTAAAGCAATTAATGTATGAAAGGCCAAATCGGCCGCTTCATATATAATTTCTTTAGTGTTATCATCTTTAACTGCAAAACAAAACTCCGCCGCTTCTTCCGCTACTTTTTTAAGAAGTGAATTTTCACCTTTGTGGTATAATGAAGAAACATATGAAGTTTCTGGATTAGCATTTTTTCTATCGAGTAAAGTATGATAGAGTTCGTCGATGAAATTATACTCTATTTCTTTTTCTTTGTCCAATATTATTTCATTTGTATCAAGTTTTGTAAAAAAACACGACTTTCTACCTGTATGACAGGCAACACCGTTTTGTTTAACTTTAAGCAAAATCGTATCGTTGTCACAGTCGATCAATATATCTTTTACTTCCTGCGTATGACCGCTGCTCTCACCCTTTTTCCACAGTTTATTTCTGCTTCTTGAAAAATAATGAGCAAACCCTGTTTCCTGTGTAAGTTTAAGAGCCTCTTCATTCATATAAGCAAGCATAAGAACTTCATTCGTGTCCGCATCCTGTACAATAACGGGAACAAGACCCCCGTTTTTTTTAAAATCTACCATTCTTTTCCTTATTTAGTTGTAGATATTACTTTTTTATTATCGTCAATATTCATCCAAATATTAGGCACAGCTCCTCCAGGTGTTAAGAAAATTTTGGCGTCTTTGTTTTCTTTTAACGCTTCATTAAATTTGTTTTGAACTTCAAGGGCTTTGAGTTTTAAAAGATTCTGAGTTAATGATTCGCTGATAATTTTATTCGCCTGAGCCTGAGCTTTTGATTCAATCAGCATAGCTTCCGCTTTCCCCTGAGCTTCGATTTTTTTCGCATCCGCAATACCTTTTGCGATTGCTGCTTTTTTCTCTGCTTCCTGTTTAGCTCTTAACACTTCGTATTTTGCTCTTTCTGATTCCTGTTTTGCTATCTGTACTCTTTCGATTTGTCTTTTGATGTTTTCAGGCAAGATAATGTCTCTGAGCTGAAAACTTTCAAATATCACAGGTCTGTGTTCTATTTTCATAAGCTGGTCTCTAATTTGATTTTCTATTTTAGTGGCAATTTCGTTTCTTTTAGTAGGTATCTCTTCTGCAGGATATTTACCTATAACGTTTCTTACCACATCCCTTACAATAGGGTTGATAATCTTGTCTTCCCAGTTAAGTCCGTATGTTTTAACCACATACGCAGCTTCTTTAGGGTTTAATCTGTAACTCACAGACAGCTCCACCGTAATCGGAAGACCCCTTGCATCAAGCACGTTAATTGCAGGATATACTTTAATCGTACCGTATCTGTCTGGCATTGTTCCCACTTCCTGATTTCTTTTATAGCTTATCATATGCACTTTAGTATCAACTACAATCACCTTTTGAATTACAGGCACGTAAAAATGTAACCCGGGATTTAAAGGATTCGGGCTGAATTTTCCTGTTGTAGCCAAAATACCAACTTCACCTTCATTAATTATCACCCACGGTTTAAACATAATTCCGAAAATTATAAGCACCGCTATAATTATTACACCAAATCCGCTATTGCCCTGAATAAATTTAGGAGGTTCAAACTTTGGAGGTTCGAATTTGTTATTGTTTTTGTCGTTATTGTTTTTGTTGTTCATCCAACCGTTCAAATCTGCTGGCATTTATTTCCTTTTTTTGAATTAAGAGAAAAAATCTCTCATTTGAGATTTTATAATCTTTATATTATATGTATGTTAAATAGTGTTTGTAGCTTTTATCTCTTCCGTACACTACATCAAAATAGGCTTCTTGGAGCTCTTTTGTAATTTCCCCTCTTTTACCGTTTCCGATGATTCTTCCATCAACTTCTCTGATCGGAGTAACCTCAGCTGCAGTTCCCGTAAAGAACGCTTCATCGGCTATATAAACCTCATCTCTTGTAATTCTTCTTCTCTCAACAGGAATATCTCTTTCCCTTGCAAGTTCAAGCACAGTCGCTTGAGTGATAGATTCAAGGGAATTGTCGTTTGGTGGAGTGATTAAAACACCGTCTCTTACGATAAAGAAACACTCTCCGCTTCCTTCTGCGATAAAGCCTTCGTCATCAAGCATAAGAGCTTCTTCGTATCCCGCTTCAATAGCTTCGTATTTAGCCATTTGAGAGTTTAGGTAATTCGCAACTGCTTTTGCTTTACCGAATGTAGATTTAACAGGGTTTCTCGTAATTGAAGAAACTTTTACCCTAATTCCGTTTTCAAGACCTTCTTCACCAAGATATGCACCCCACTCCCATGCTGCAATAGCAACATGTACAGGCGCACCTATATGATAAAGACCCATTTTCCCATAACCTAAAAATATAAGAGGTCTAATGTATACGTTTTGTTTAAAATCGTTTTTTCTTAACAGTTCAAGCTGTACCTCTTCAAGCTCTTCTTGTGAGAAAGGAACGTCTATTTTCACGATTTTTGCAGAATTAAGAAGTCTTTTAGTATGATCCTGCAGTCTGAAAATCGCCAAGCCGTCTTCAGTCTGATATGCCCTTGTACCTTCAAAAACACCGTTTCCATAATGAAGTGTATGAGTCAATACGTGAACTTTAGCGTCATTCCAAGGAATAAACTCACCGTCCATCCAAATCAGTTTTGCTTCGTTCATTATTATATATCCTTTTTTGGGCTAATTTTATCAAAAATTTGATATTATTACTATAAATATAACTTTTAGTACCTTTTAAGGAGCAAAAATGGAACTTATAGCAAAAAAACTTATAGGCTCGAAAGAGTATGACGGAGAGCTTGGGGAAATTATAAACCCGTATTCAAAAGAAGTTACCACAAAATACGTAAAATGCTCTGCCGAAGATGCAAAAAAAGCGCTTGAAACAGCAAAAGAAGCATTTAAAAACACCAAAAATTCACCGCTTCACCAGAGAATCAACTGGATTAAAGACATTGCAAACAAACTCAAAGAAAGAAAAGAAGAGTTTGCCAAGTATATTACCCTTGAAGTTGCAAAGCCTATTTCACAGGCAAGGGTTGAAGTGCAAAGATGTATCGAAAACCTTGAAATATGTGCGGCTGAAGGATACAGAATCGTAGGTGAGACTATCCCTACAGACGCAACCGAGAGCGGATTTAAAACAACGTCTTTTTATAAAAGGGTGCCTGTTGGTGTCGTAGTTGCGATTACGCCTTTTAACTTCCCGCTAAACCTTGTGGCTCACAAATTAGCCCCTGCGCTTATCGCCGGAAACAGCGTGGTGCTTAAACCAACACCCGAAGCTCCTTACACCGCATACGCATTCGCAAAACTTTTTATTGACAGCGAATATGCGATTAAAGACGCCCTAAGCGTGGTATACGGGGATGCCGAGGTAGGAAGCGCACTTGTAACAAGCCCGATCCCGAGAAAAATATCATTCACGGGAAGCGTGCCTGTGGGTAAAATAATACTTCAAAGCGCCGGAATTAAAAAAGTAACGCTTGAACTCGGAGGAAACGCCGCCACGTTTGTGGAAAGCTCGGCGGATCTTGACTGGGCGGCACAGCGTTGTGCCATAGGAGCGTTCGCAAACAGCGGACAGGTCTGTATTTCGCTTCAGAGAATTTATGTAGATGAAAAGATCTATGAAGAATTTGCCGAAAAATTAGGTAAAGAAGCAAGCAAACTTAAAGTCGGAAGCCCGTTTGAAGAAGATACGTTTATGGGACCTTTAATCAACGAAGAAGCGGCAATGAGAGCAGAAAGATGGGTACAAAGCGCCGTTAGTGAAGGCGCGAGAATTATTGCCGGGGGCAAAAGAAAAGGAAACATACTTGAGCCTACTATTTTAGCGGACGTAACTGATGATATGAACGTGGTGTGTGAAGAGGTTTTCGCACCGATTGTGAGTTTAGTTAAAGTTCCTTCATACGAAGTAGCCGTAGAAAAAATGAACGATTCGCCTTACGGACTTCAGTTTTCGATGTTCAGCAACAGAGTGGATCTTATGAACAGGGCAATCGATGATTTTGAAGCGGGAGGAGTTATTATAAACGATATTCCGACTCTGAGATTCGACATCCAGCCTTACGGAGGTGTTAAACTCTCAGGTATCGGAAGGGAAGGTCCTAAATTCGCAATTGAAGATATGACTGAAATAAAAGCGGTAATAATCCGCTAAATCAGTCCCGCTTCGTTTAGAACAGGTAAAACCTTCTCCCATATTTTTTCTAACTTTTCTTCAATATAGGAAAGTGATTTTTTTTCGTTATACCATTCTTTTAGATGATTTATCGCATTTTCTTTTTCAAAATCGTTAAGTGTTGAATCGTTTTTTATTTTTTCTATTGCTTTATTAAGTTTTTCCATTTAAAATCCTTTTTTGCCGCATTTCCAGCCGCGTTTGTTTCTAAACTCATCAGGAAGGTTTACGTCTATTTCAAGACCTTCAAGCTCATCGATCGAGTTTAGCTTTACAAATATTATACCATTATCTCTGAGTTTTTTAATCATCATACTCGGCATCGATCTGCCTACCACCATTTCCGCTCCCGTTTTTTCGCATTCGAATTCGAGGTTGTAACTTTTTCTGACCTCCCCGTCAACTAAAATATCCGCCGGATAATCGGCAAGCTCTCCGTCTTTTACCAAAAGTATCGTTTTCATGTTGTCCTTTCAAAATTAGTTATTAGTATATTTGTTATTGGTGTATTGGTTATTTGTCCGGTTTTTAAATGGTTACATGTATTCTACCATACACTCTCTGTGCCCAAAAAATTTGCAATTTTTCCGAGACTACATTTTTCCATTCTTCATTCTCAATTCTCCATTCTCAATTCTTCAAGCACATATTTAGCAAACGCAAAGCTCGCAGTAAACGCAGGGCTTACGGCGTTTAAGATATGGATCTGGTTTTCTTTTCTCTCAACCAGAAAGTCCATAACAAGCTCGTTTGTATTTTTGTTAAGCAGCTGAGCCCTGATTCCCGGTGTCATAGGTTTAAACTCGCCCCTTAATTTTTTAACGAGTTTTTTGGCTTCGTTTATAAGGTTGCTTGGGATATAATATCTCATTTCATACAGTGCCAAATCCCTGAAACCGAATGAGTTTTTAATAAACAGCTTCGCTTCAAGTGATAAAATCTCTATCATTTCGCTGAAACTGAACCTGCTTGTCATCGTATAGTTTTCCCTCCAAAAAGCCGGGATTGCCGTAGGCCCTATTTTTATCGTGTTATCGGCCATTATCGTAAAGTGAACACCCAAAAACGGGTTTTTGATATTCGGCACCGGATAAATCTGCGTTTTTATCCTGTCACTTCCGAGATATTTTCTGTATAGCCCCTTAAAAGGCAGCATTGTATATTCAAGCCCCACCCCGTTTTGATGCGCTATTTTATCCGCGTAAAGTCCTGCAGCGTTTATTAAAAAATCATAACTCTCAGCGTACTTTTCATACGGCATATTAAATACGAATTTAACGCCCATACTTTCGAGTTTCTTTCTCAGCACCGAGCAGACTTCCCTCGGGTTTACGCTTGCGGTGTTCGGTGAATAGAGGGCGAATTTGTGCGTTTTCACGTTCGGATCGATTCTTTCGGCTTCCTCTTCGCTTACGAGATACGCACCTGCGTTATTGGCAATGCTTCTTTTCGCAAGTTCGTAAAGGGTTTGAACCTCATCTTCGTTTTTAGCCACGACAAGTTTACCGGTTTCATTGACCTTTATACCGTTTTGGTAACAAAATTCTTTCATAAGGGCGTTACCCTCGGCTGTGAGTTTGGCTTTTAAAGAATCGCTCGAATAGTAAAACCCAGCATGTAAAATACCGCTGTTTTTACCGCTTGCGTGAAACGCCTCGTGCGCTTCTTTATCAATTATTGTTATTTCGTCGTTCGGATTTTTATTTATCCACTCATACGCCAGCGTCATTCCAACTATTCCGGCACCTACGACAAGTACTTTCATTATGCTCCTTTATTTAGTGTATTGGTTATTGGTATATTAGTTATTAGTTTATCCGCCATCAACTGTCAACTTCCACAATGCCCTTACCAATCCGTCATATCCCAAGTTCCAGAATCCTCCAAAGCCTGTCTATTTCTTCGTCACTGAATAATATACTCTTTTTTTCATTAAACAAAACTTCAAGTTTTTCCCTCTCAAACCCACTGCTCATTATACATTTTTCATGAGCGGGCAGGTAGCTTCTTGCAAGTGCGATTTTTTCTTCCACTTTCCTCTCGCACAAAAAGCATACAAAGTCGTTATGAAGCCTACCTTCCTTTTCGAGAAGCGATACATAATGCTCAATTATAGCTCTTTTTACATCTCTTTCATGCAGGTTTTCACACAGTTTCAAAAGAGAATCGTAATAAAACGAATCCACCTTACTTACATCCGTAAAATGCTTATTCAAAAGCCTGATATATTCTTTAAAATATAGCGTTTTATTCATATCAAAAAGGAATTTAAACGGAATCTGCGTCACGTGTCTTAGCCGTTTGATTGTCGTTTTGGCGGATTCTTCTATATGAAAATCTATCAAATACCCGACATTTATGTATGAATGCCTCGCACCGTAAAACCTGTATAAACTTATAACCTCATCGCGTGTCAAAATCCTTACAATCAGATCCTCATCCCTGACTCTGACAGTGCTTAAAACAAATCCCCTCAAATTTTATTTCCTAATTTTTTGAGAATTATATAATAAATTATTTTTCTATCGAATCTAAAACTTCACTCCAGTCGCTGTTATGTTTATAGCCCTCTAAAATCTTATATTTTATATTTTTTTTATTTTTAAATTTTGAATAATAAGAAAAAAACACCTCTTTATTTACAATTTTGTCTTCGGCTCCGATAAAATGTAACTGTTTTTGATTTGTAAGTTTATCCGTAAAATCAGCGGGATTCATAGAATGTTTTAAAGGTGAAAGATAATGAAGCCGGCACCATTTAGCAGTATCAAGATTACCTGCAATTGTCACAAGCAGATCCACATCGTTTCTAAAAGCGCTAACAAGAGCCGCAATGGCACCTCCTCCCGAATAACCTATAATTACAAACGAGTTGATATTATATTGTCGTTTCAGGTTGTCTAATACCTCCTGATACGACCGTATTACTTCTTTTGAAAACCTGTAATCAGTCCAATATTTATAGTTGCATTTTGTATCTTTAACATATTGGCACGGTCTTGCCAAATAGATTTTACATCTGTGTTTATCGTTTAATGTAAGTTTAAGAGCTTTGGGATTCAAAGGTGTCGGATTATCCGATATCAACTCGGAAGTAATCCAAGAAAGCCCGTCTCCTTCAATAAAGACGTATACAGTTTTACATTCAGATAAGTTCCCTTCATACGAAAATATTTTAAATTCACTCGTTTTGAAAATATGATTTTTCATCCTGTTTTGTACAAGTTTATCGGCATTTTCAACTCGTTGGGAAGGTGTGGGAATATTGTATCCGCATCCCACCCAAAAGAAAAAAATTAAAAAATATATAAATTTTTTCATTTAAAATTTCATATTATATTTAGCAAATACGCTTCTGCTTGTAAACCCGCTTGTTTTTTTATCAATATTAAATCCGAAACTAAATGATGTATTGTTTTGCAATCTTTTATTCACGCTCATTCCTCCGTTAAATGTAGTTGCACTGTTTTTTATTCCGTCAGTGTTAAACACCACATCGTTTGCACCCTGAAAACTTGCAGATACGCTTTGGGTGTCATTTTTAAAATTATAATCAATATTCGCATATGCTTCAAAGTCAGTTGAAAGATTGAATTTATAAGAGAACAATCCTCCGGTACCTAATATCAGCTCTTCAGTGTTGTATCCGGAAATATTCAGATTCAGTCCGCCGGCACCCGTTTCGCTGTAGCTTGGAGTATGGTAATATTTATATGCTAATTTTATTTTCGGAATAAAAGAAAGTTTATCTTTAACCTGCATATTTTTATTCATTACTGTCTGTAAATAAAACAGTTTTGCATTATACGAACCTGTGGCTGTCTGCCCTGTTGCGCTTATATATCTGCTTGTATTTACTTTCTGCATACCGATACCTACCTGATAAGAAAACATACTCTCATAATTAACTACGGGTCTTGAACCGTACATAATCAACGTATAACCGTCCAAATCACTTGACTGTGGCAAATCATTAGTATTCACATCGCTTTTAGAATAAGCAAACGCCAACCCGAATCTTTTAGAATCTGTATACTCACCGTCAATTCCCAACACAAACCCGTTTGTATAGGCGCTAAACCCTTTATATCCGTCTTTATCGTCCTGAGTAGTATAAGTATAGTAAGGTCTTATCCATAAATTTCTGTCTTTAAACAGACTGTTACCTGAGTTTAAACCTCTCTGTCTCGCACCAATAATTGAATTTATCATATTGCTCATCCTCAATACCGCAATAGAAGTTGTCAGTGTATTAACTGGCGTAACTTCAGCCAAATCATTTATTTTTTCTTCATCACTGGCTCTTGAATCAAGCACTGTTAAAAACTCATCTATGTCTTCGTTTATTGTTGGTTCACTAAATATAGTATCAAATGCTTCTGCAGTTCCGGTCAAATAAGTGTCTCCGCTTTTATTTACAAGAGTTTCAAGCCCTCCGCCTGCTTTTTTTACGATAAGACTCATTACCGTCCCGTTATTTTCTGCCGAAAAACTTAGTAGCATACTATTATCTGTAAAGTTCAAAGAATCTGTATCTGCACTAATATTTCCATCTGTTGTTTGAGCTATTATACCTTCTGAATTATTAAAATCTTTATACCCGCTGACATTTGAATCGTTTAAAGAATCAAACCATCTGCTTATGGTGTCATCTGTTGTATTTGTAAAGTTCACATTTATTGTGGTACCGCCTTTAAATGTTATATCTCCGCTCGTAGTTATATGTGAAGTCTGAGCTCGGAGAATTGAACTGTCTATATATACCCCCACATCAAGTGTTCCTGTTGAGTTTTGGGTGTAGGTTTTAGACTCTATTGTATCATTCGAATTTAGTTTTATGGTTCCATTGTTTATTACATCCACACCACTTGCATCTATTTTTCCTTCGGCTGTTCCGTTGTTGGTGAATGTGCCTGAAGTGGAGTTGTTTGCCAGTAGTGAATAATTTCCTGTTATAGTTCCACTGTTTGTAATGGTTCCTGCTTTACTGCCGCCTATATAGATAGCACCTTTGATGTTGGCTATGATAGTACTATTGATGTTATTTAAAATAGTGCCTTCGTTATTATTTTGAATATGGATACTATTATATGTCGATTGCATACTGCCATTATTTGTAATGGTGCCGTTATTATCATACACATATATAATTGCATTATTATCAGCCGTATAATTCTTAATTGTTATATTACCATTATTTGTTATATTGCCATTGTTATTTTGGATATGAATACCATAAATATACGCTGTTATATTACCATTGTTTGTAACGGTGCCACTATTTTCCTCTATCTGTATGCTGTTGTTGTGATCACTTGTCAATATACCGTTGTTTGTGACAATTCCACTGTTATTGGTGATATTTATATTTATACCAGCATTTGCATCGCTGATGATATTACCGCTGTTTGTGATAACTCCATTATTATCGTTGGTACCTACATTTATACCAACACTTGCATTTATATCACCGCTGTTTTGGATAAGATTGGAATTGACTCCTACCACTTTTATACCACTGTCATTTCTGCTGATAAGTGTTCCGTTGTTTGTGATGTTGTTGTCGTTATTGCTGCCAATAAAGATAGAACTTAGGTTTGAGTCGATAGTTCCTGTTGTGTCATTTAAAACATTTCCCATATTGTCTTCATCTACTTTAATGCCATATTCGTTTAGACTAACAATTGTGCCGTGATTTGTAATATTTCCTTCGTTATTGTTTACAAATATAGTATTTCTATTTGTATTTGAAATATTGAGGCTTGGAATATTGACAGCATTTAGAATTGTTCCGTTATTATTTTCTTTTATATATATAGTGTAGCCCAAGGTATAAATATTACCAGTATTTTCAATGATCCCATAATTTTCTTTAAGTATGATACCGGTGGTGTCATTGCTCACAACTATAGAGCCTTTATTTATTATTTTTCCACTGCTATAATTTATATTTAGTCCTATAGCAGTATTGTCAATTTCCATACTTCCCTCATTTCTAATATCGCCGTAATTATTCCAAAGTATTATACCTTTTGCTGCCTGTATATTACCGCTATTTATGATAATATTATTGTTATCGTAGCCCACTTCGATACCGCGTAAACCCGCGGTAATATTTCCTTCATTGTTTATATATCCATTATTATCCCCTGCAACAAATATACCATCTGAATCTGTGCTTGAAAGTTTGCCTTTATTGGTGATATTAGAATCATTATCTCCTGTAACTTTTATGGCATAAGAATGTGACTGAATAACTCCATTTGTATTATTTAGTATAGTTCCGTTATTGTCTTGTTCTAAATATATACCCATATTATCATTACTTGTAAGGGTGCCGTTGTTTTCTATGATTAACCCTGATTGTAAAGTGCCTGTTATGTTTATGTCGTTACCGTCCGTAGTTATACTCCCACTGCTTTCGACCGTTACAGTCTCACTTCCGTCACTTGTTATGGTAGATGTTTCTTCAGTGCTAATAGTCTGAGCTAATACAAAACTTGCCGCAATACTTAATAAAAGTATTTTTCCCATACCTTTTAACATACTTTACCTTTTTATGAATTTTAATACTATTTTAATAAATATGCCCCTTAATAAACCATGACATTTCGGCTCATATTATTTACTTTTTTACTCCTTTTCGAATTAATTATGTTATTATTGAATATATAAAAATTTATTTACGGATAATAAAGAGGTGTTATGACACTGGAAAGTTTTACCAGTAAAGATATTAAACTGCTTTTTAGCGGTTTTTCTATTTCTCCGCTTTTTTATAATTTTTTAATTGACACAGTCCCGAAACTCGATTTGGATTTAGAAAAACTGCAATCAAATCTAAGTTTTGAATTACAACCGATATTAAATGGTGAAAGAGTTTCTATATTTAAAGCTTATAAATTATGGAGTGCTATAGAAAAATCATCCGATAGAAGCAATATCGGACTTATCATTGCCGATTATTTCACAGCTGAAAAAGCCGGGTTGCTTGGAGAACTTTTTTTCAATACCGAAAACCTTCGAGAATCTGTAGAAATGTCTAAACGTTTTTTAGCTATTTTAATTAACAACATTCATGAAACTCTGGAAGATCTTGATGATGATACAGTTATTTTTTATTTCGATATCGTCCCGAGGTTTTTAATGCCTTTTAGTATTACGGAATGTTATGCGAAAATCTGTTATAACTGGGTGAATGAATACTGCGGTACGGAAAATTTTCCGATTAAAGAAATAAACTTTTATTCTTCAAAACCAAAACACATGAAGTTTTATACAAAACATTTTCCTCATACGGTAATTAATTTCAACCAAAAAAGAAATTACGCTGTTATAAAAAAAGAAGTTTTCCTAACCAAAAACAGAAATAAAAACCTTAACTATAAATACAAATATTTACTTCAACACGCAGAAAAAATAAAAAAGGAGATATACTCATCATATACCTGTTCTCAAACAATAATAAATATGATACTTATAAATATGCCGGAAGGCAACCATTCAATACAACAAATAGCAGAAAAATTAAATATAAGTGTTAGTACTATTAAACGGAAACTTAAAAATGAAAATACAACTTTTAAAAAAGTAACTGAAACAATTAGAAAAAAATTAGCCCTCTCTATGATTAAAGATAAAAACATATCTTATGAGGAAATGTCCTATTTATTAGGTTATTCGGAATACAGCCCGTTTTTCAGAGCGTTTAAAAAATGGTTCAAACATTCTCCTTCTGATTATAGAACAAAATTTGCGTAATAAAACCATATAATCTCG
This genomic interval from Nautilia profundicola AmH contains the following:
- a CDS encoding NAD(P)/FAD-dependent oxidoreductase, which produces MKVLVVGAGIVGMTLAYEWINKNPNDEITIIDKEAHEAFHASGKNSGILHAGFYYSSDSLKAKLTAEGNALMKEFCYQNGIKVNETGKLVVAKNEDEVQTLYELAKRSIANNAGAYLVSEEEAERIDPNVKTHKFALYSPNTASVNPREVCSVLRKKLESMGVKFVFNMPYEKYAESYDFLINAAGLYADKIAHQNGVGLEYTMLPFKGLYRKYLGSDRIKTQIYPVPNIKNPFLGVHFTIMADNTIKIGPTAIPAFWRENYTMTSRFSFSEMIEILSLEAKLFIKNSFGFRDLALYEMRYYIPSNLINEAKKLVKKLRGEFKPMTPGIRAQLLNKNTNELVMDFLVERKENQIHILNAVSPAFTASFAFAKYVLEELRMEN
- the recO gene encoding recombination protein RecO; the encoded protein is MRGFVLSTVRVRDEDLIVRILTRDEVISLYRFYGARHSYINVGYLIDFHIEESAKTTIKRLRHVTQIPFKFLFDMNKTLYFKEYIRLLNKHFTDVSKVDSFYYDSLLKLCENLHERDVKRAIIEHYVSLLEKEGRLHNDFVCFLCERKVEEKIALARSYLPAHEKCIMSSGFEREKLEVLFNEKKSILFSDEEIDRLWRILELGI
- a CDS encoding alpha/beta hydrolase; its protein translation is MKKFIYFLIFFFWVGCGYNIPTPSQRVENADKLVQNRMKNHIFKTSEFKIFSYEGNLSECKTVYVFIEGDGLSWITSELISDNPTPLNPKALKLTLNDKHRCKIYLARPCQYVKDTKCNYKYWTDYRFSKEVIRSYQEVLDNLKRQYNINSFVIIGYSGGGAIAALVSAFRNDVDLLVTIAGNLDTAKWCRLHYLSPLKHSMNPADFTDKLTNQKQLHFIGAEDKIVNKEVFFSYYSKFKNKKNIKYKILEGYKHNSDWSEVLDSIEK
- a CDS encoding autotransporter outer membrane beta-barrel domain-containing protein, producing MLKGMGKILLLSIAASFVLAQTISTEETSTITSDGSETVTVESSGSITTDGNDINITGTLQSGLIIENNGTLTSNDNMGIYLEQDNNGTILNNTNGVIQSHSYAIKVTGDNDSNITNKGKLSSTDSDGIFVAGDNNGYINNEGNITAGLRGIEVGYDNNNIIINSGNIQAAKGIILWNNYGDIRNEGSMEIDNTAIGLNINYSSGKIINKGSIVVSNDTTGIILKENYGIIENTGNIYTLGYTIYIKENNNGTILNAVNIPSLNISNTNRNTIFVNNNEGNITNHGTIVSLNEYGIKVDEDNMGNVLNDTTGTIDSNLSSIFIGSNNDNNITNNGTLISRNDSGIKVVGVNSNLIQNSGDINASVGINVGTNDNNGVITNSGNIISDANAGININITNNSGIVTNNGILTSDHNNSIQIEENSGTVTNNGNITAYIYGIHIQNNNGNITNNGNITIKNYTADNNAIIYVYDNNGTITNNGSMQSTYNSIHIQNNNEGTILNNINSTIIANIKGAIYIGGSKAGTITNSGTITGNYSLLANNSTSGTFTNNGTAEGKIDASGVDVINNGTIKLNSNDTIESKTYTQNSTGTLDVGVYIDSSILRAQTSHITTSGDITFKGGTTINVNFTNTTDDTISRWFDSLNDSNVSGYKDFNNSEGIIAQTTDGNISADTDSLNFTDNSMLLSFSAENNGTVMSLIVKKAGGGLETLVNKSGDTYLTGTAEAFDTIFSEPTINEDIDEFLTVLDSRASDEEKINDLAEVTPVNTLTTSIAVLRMSNMINSIIGARQRGLNSGNSLFKDRNLWIRPYYTYTTQDDKDGYKGFSAYTNGFVLGIDGEYTDSKRFGLAFAYSKSDVNTNDLPQSSDLDGYTLIMYGSRPVVNYESMFSYQVGIGMQKVNTSRYISATGQTATGSYNAKLFYLQTVMNKNMQVKDKLSFIPKIKLAYKYYHTPSYSETGAGGLNLNISGYNTEELILGTGGLFSYKFNLSTDFEAYANIDYNFKNDTQSVSASFQGANDVVFNTDGIKNSATTFNGGMSVNKRLQNNTSFSFGFNIDKKTSGFTSRSVFAKYNMKF
- a CDS encoding AraC family transcriptional regulator gives rise to the protein MTLESFTSKDIKLLFSGFSISPLFYNFLIDTVPKLDLDLEKLQSNLSFELQPILNGERVSIFKAYKLWSAIEKSSDRSNIGLIIADYFTAEKAGLLGELFFNTENLRESVEMSKRFLAILINNIHETLEDLDDDTVIFYFDIVPRFLMPFSITECYAKICYNWVNEYCGTENFPIKEINFYSSKPKHMKFYTKHFPHTVINFNQKRNYAVIKKEVFLTKNRNKNLNYKYKYLLQHAEKIKKEIYSSYTCSQTIINMILINMPEGNHSIQQIAEKLNISVSTIKRKLKNENTTFKKVTETIRKKLALSMIKDKNISYEEMSYLLGYSEYSPFFRAFKKWFKHSPSDYRTKFA